Proteins found in one Thalassomonas actiniarum genomic segment:
- a CDS encoding TonB-dependent receptor plug domain-containing protein, with amino-acid sequence MPTLSVRTLSLTSGIYLSLIGVAFGADTEESNPYLAGISLENLLNITITSASGTEETVANAPASLVIITAEDIYKRGYANFNDIFADLPGFDAYAGNGDRPNKAFQRGYRQPYASRTLILLNGRVQNEIWGHYLNIERQIPMSRVSRIEVLYGPVGVIYGPNAFLGVVNIITKTGSDHMENGIKGSIQTSYGSYKTRDIEWGFTAKQGDFIFDIAGKLFDSDGPDLDDFSSQYDFYNATDLANTNIWGPLLTGNNGGPFIARGAPYGQYNDPDDQNGLFASISYKNLRIFYNETEVNMSYGMEYLSRYVQPHGPWYYHTDQWGMEIDHSFDSSLRIKALYTERDSVSAGNYTEAAENSYTSLSLWHSPSSSELFQLDGEYRLNDTWLFTGGIKYESKSLPRGFEVCGYFNAFSPFCGTQEQQPGELGFGAGIFSPDTDNFVLPPGVSRRHPDELLADTTDEGVYAQAIYDKDNWRISAGIRYDNNNIYASTTNPRISAIYRFDAQNTLKLLYGEAFQEPQPNLVFVTFSARAASENVGPETLKNVEAIYIHQGKHWSHELSAYLTKFEGVIQEEPIPENLSDKREVLAAEYRGRFFYDNFIKGADEISGYVYYTYTDAQSDIYYSYEKDSNGNVLGWQNGEADTGDIAPHKFKAGLDLPLTDTLSWNLRLIYHGETRLYGRNPLRTLEQKLDAYTLVNTNINWQLDPFTFSLKINNLFNESYFAPGDQGANGGNLETQAIGIAAGFYSSLLPQLERNYSLSMKIDF; translated from the coding sequence ATGCCAACACTTTCCGTCAGAACGCTCAGCTTAACGTCAGGTATTTATCTTAGCCTTATTGGCGTTGCTTTCGGGGCTGATACAGAAGAAAGTAACCCCTATCTTGCCGGCATCTCCCTTGAAAATTTACTCAACATTACCATTACCTCAGCTTCCGGCACCGAAGAGACAGTCGCCAATGCTCCCGCTTCCCTGGTGATCATTACCGCCGAAGATATCTACAAACGGGGTTATGCTAACTTCAACGATATCTTCGCGGATCTGCCGGGCTTTGATGCCTATGCAGGCAACGGCGATCGTCCCAACAAGGCATTCCAGCGGGGCTACCGCCAACCCTATGCCTCCCGCACCCTGATCTTGCTCAACGGCCGGGTACAAAACGAAATATGGGGCCATTACCTGAATATCGAGCGGCAAATTCCCATGAGCCGTGTCAGCCGCATCGAAGTGTTATACGGCCCGGTGGGGGTTATTTACGGGCCCAATGCCTTTCTCGGCGTGGTCAATATCATCACTAAAACCGGTTCGGATCATATGGAAAACGGTATAAAGGGCAGTATACAAACCAGCTATGGCAGCTATAAAACCCGGGATATCGAATGGGGATTCACGGCAAAACAAGGTGACTTTATTTTTGATATTGCCGGAAAACTGTTCGACAGCGACGGTCCGGATCTTGATGATTTTTCCAGTCAATATGATTTTTACAACGCTACCGACTTAGCCAATACCAATATCTGGGGACCGTTATTAACCGGCAACAACGGCGGCCCTTTTATCGCACGCGGCGCCCCCTACGGCCAATATAACGATCCGGACGATCAAAACGGCTTATTTGCCAGTATCAGTTATAAGAATCTGCGCATTTTTTACAATGAAACCGAAGTCAATATGAGCTACGGCATGGAATACCTGTCTCGCTATGTCCAGCCCCACGGTCCCTGGTATTATCATACCGACCAATGGGGCATGGAAATCGATCACAGCTTTGATTCCAGCTTGCGCATCAAGGCCCTGTATACCGAAAGAGATTCCGTTTCTGCAGGAAACTACACTGAAGCGGCAGAAAACAGTTATACCTCATTATCCTTATGGCATTCCCCCTCAAGCTCAGAGTTGTTTCAACTTGATGGTGAATACCGCCTCAACGACACCTGGCTATTCACCGGCGGCATAAAATATGAAAGCAAATCTTTGCCCCGGGGATTTGAAGTCTGCGGTTATTTTAATGCTTTCTCACCCTTTTGCGGCACCCAGGAACAACAACCGGGAGAATTGGGATTCGGCGCCGGTATTTTTTCTCCCGACACCGACAACTTTGTTCTGCCCCCGGGAGTAAGCCGCCGCCACCCCGACGAACTGCTGGCGGACACTACGGATGAAGGGGTTTATGCCCAGGCCATTTACGACAAAGATAACTGGCGTATCAGTGCCGGGATACGCTATGACAACAATAATATCTACGCCAGCACCACCAACCCCAGAATATCGGCGATCTACCGCTTTGACGCGCAAAACACGCTAAAACTCCTCTACGGCGAAGCCTTCCAGGAGCCGCAACCCAACCTGGTTTTTGTCACCTTTTCCGCCCGGGCAGCCAGCGAAAATGTTGGTCCGGAAACCTTAAAAAATGTTGAAGCCATTTATATCCACCAGGGAAAGCACTGGAGCCATGAATTGTCCGCCTATCTCACCAAGTTTGAAGGCGTGATCCAGGAAGAGCCCATTCCCGAAAACTTAAGCGACAAAAGAGAAGTGCTCGCAGCAGAATACCGCGGACGCTTTTTCTACGATAATTTTATTAAGGGTGCAGATGAGATCAGCGGATATGTCTATTACACCTACACAGACGCGCAAAGTGATATTTATTATTCTTACGAAAAAGACAGTAACGGCAATGTGCTCGGCTGGCAAAACGGCGAAGCCGATACCGGCGATATCGCTCCCCACAAATTTAAGGCCGGGCTGGACTTGCCGCTAACAGATACCCTGTCGTGGAACCTGCGCCTGATCTATCATGGCGAAACCAGACTTTATGGCCGCAACCCTCTGCGGACACTTGAGCAAAAGCTGGACGCCTATACCCTGGTCAATACCAACATCAACTGGCAGCTCGACCCTTTCACCTTCAGCTTGAAAATCAATAACCTCTTTAACGAAAGCTATTTTGCCCCCGGCGATCAGGGCGCCAACGGCGGCAACCTGGAAACCCAGGCGATAGGCATAGCAGCAGGGTTTTACAGCTCGCTGCTGCCGCAATTGGAGCGAAATTATAGCTTATCGATGAAAATAGATTTTTAA